TTATCAGGATAAACTAATTTACGATTAATCCAGTTTGATATATTTTTTCCAAATCCACTTCCAACCTTAGAATTATCACGAATTTTATCAGTTTCACTAATCTTTTTTAGTCGACTCTGTGCCCAGTCTCCAACTGGTACCATTACAGCTTCCTGGTTCATTTTGAATTTTTTCTCTTTATTAAATTGCAGTAACCTTTCCCATCCATCCCGAAATCTATTAGGCCATTTACCTGGATAAGAATTTTTTTTATGCCAGATAAACTCTTCTGTCCACAGCCACCCTTGTTTTCGCATGGCTAATATTAATTCCATTACATAAGTATGACGTTCACCATTCAATACTTTTTCTTTGATATTCAGTACAAAAGAACCTTCTGGTTTTAATACCCGTAATAACTCTTCACTAATTGGTAAAAACCATTCTACATAATTATCAGGATGAATTCCTCCATATGTTTTCTTTCTTTGATCTGCATAAGGTGGAGATGTAATGATTAAATCAATGAATCCATCTGGAATATATTGCATCAACTTACTGCTGTCTCCATTAATAATACAACTTTTTGCCTTCATTACTTACTCCATCATCATATTTTTTTAACCCATTTATTCACGCTTTTATTCCTTTTTCTGTCAAGCAAATCTTACACATTAATTACTTATTTTGTTTTTGATTAACCAGATACACTCAGCAATTGCTGCCAGTTCGAGGTGTAATTGGGAGAGAGCAATTCTCTTTTCATCTGCCAGCCTTTATTTATCCCTGCGGCGGCATAGGCAAGCGTCCCTTGTCCCCACACGGCATTTAATCCATCCACACAGTCCATCACAACCTTACGGTGATCATCAATATACACAGGCTCAAAAAAATCCAGCGGTGCCATCTTCTCGGCAATAATATCGCTAATCATCACCCCCACCTTTTTGTATTTATAGCCGGAGCGGTAAATAG
This genomic window from Candidatus Stygibacter australis contains:
- a CDS encoding site-specific DNA-methyltransferase; translated protein: MKAKSCIINGDSSKLMQYIPDGFIDLIITSPPYADQRKKTYGGIHPDNYVEWFLPISEELLRVLKPEGSFVLNIKEKVLNGERHTYVMELILAMRKQGWLWTEEFIWHKKNSYPGKWPNRFRDGWERLLQFNKEKKFKMNQEAVMVPVGDWAQSRLKKISETDKIRDNSKVGSGFGKNISNWINRKLVYPDNVLYMATECYNRKHSAAFPESLPEWFIKLFTDPNDWIFDPFLGSGTTNSVARNLNRNSIGIERNPEYYKIALERVFNISDESMNADKTKYKELHESVSEQILLRL